From Alienimonas californiensis, a single genomic window includes:
- a CDS encoding 50S ribosomal protein bL37 codes for MAKTQRKLKKAHHGSRPASSKARKQKRRAIKT; via the coding sequence ATGGCCAAGACCCAGCGCAAGCTCAAGAAAGCCCACCACGGCTCTCGCCCCGCCAGCAGCAAAGCCCGCAAGCAAAAGCGGCGGGCGATCAAGACCTAA
- a CDS encoding DHH family phosphoesterase — MPVDWKPLRPLLDAADRVALTSHARPDADALGSELALAAILEAMGKTVSIVNPSAAPDNLAFLDPHGRIAAFPRQGAGRETGAAAGADFVENHDLHLVVDTSSFVQLGELAKVFQRTGATRVVIDHHQASDDLEAIGAHVFRDTSAEAAGAMVAEMADALDLPLPAAAITPLFVAIATDTGWFRHSNTRPSTMRLAARLMEAGADPTELYRKLYEEQSIQSLLLSGEGRRRMRIDCDGRLAYTTVGAAEFASTGGRPPDTEGLANDCLRVGGTEASFVAVEQPDGRVKLSFRSRGGCDVSALAASFGGGGHRQASGAMIAGPLDLAAERVRLAFEHALGCR, encoded by the coding sequence ATGCCCGTCGACTGGAAACCGCTGCGCCCCCTTCTCGACGCGGCGGACCGCGTGGCCCTGACCAGCCACGCCCGGCCGGACGCCGACGCCCTCGGCAGCGAACTGGCCCTCGCCGCGATCCTGGAGGCGATGGGCAAAACGGTCTCCATCGTGAACCCCTCCGCGGCGCCGGACAATCTGGCGTTCCTCGACCCGCACGGCCGCATCGCCGCGTTCCCGCGGCAGGGGGCCGGCCGCGAGACCGGCGCCGCGGCCGGGGCGGATTTTGTGGAGAACCACGACCTGCACCTGGTCGTCGACACCTCTTCGTTCGTGCAGCTCGGTGAGTTGGCGAAGGTTTTCCAACGGACCGGGGCGACGCGGGTGGTAATCGACCACCATCAGGCCAGCGACGACCTCGAAGCGATCGGGGCCCATGTTTTCCGCGACACCTCCGCCGAGGCCGCCGGGGCGATGGTCGCGGAGATGGCCGACGCCCTCGACCTGCCGCTTCCGGCCGCGGCGATCACCCCGCTGTTCGTCGCGATCGCCACGGACACCGGCTGGTTCCGACACAGCAACACCCGCCCCTCGACGATGCGGCTGGCCGCCCGGCTGATGGAGGCCGGCGCGGACCCGACGGAGCTGTACCGCAAGCTCTACGAAGAACAGTCAATCCAGAGCCTGCTGCTCAGCGGTGAGGGCCGCCGGCGGATGCGGATCGATTGCGACGGCCGACTGGCCTACACGACCGTCGGCGCCGCGGAATTCGCCAGCACCGGCGGCCGCCCGCCGGACACCGAGGGGCTCGCCAACGACTGCCTGCGGGTCGGCGGGACGGAGGCCTCCTTCGTCGCGGTCGAACAGCCGGACGGCCGGGTGAAGTTGTCGTTTCGCAGTCGCGGCGGCTGCGACGTGAGCGCTTTGGCCGCCTCCTTCGGCGGCGGCGGGCACCGGCAGGCCTCCGGCGCGATGATCGCCGGCCCGCTGGACCTCGCCGCCGAACGCGTCCGGCTCGCCTTCGAACACGCCCTCGGCTGCCGCTGA
- a CDS encoding bifunctional riboflavin kinase/FAD synthetase, whose translation MARADASADPERSGNKDANGGAPADWTIAVPPEARGGLLSVGNFDGVHRGHAAILSELKRLATKRGVPAVAVTFDPHPVAVLRPEFAPALLTTHDRRAELLRAGGADAVVRLPVDRNLLAHSAGQFFERVLLGAFGAVGVVEGGDFRFGKDRVGDVSTLRRWGRPHGWTVETVDAVSIDDAPVSSSRIRALIAEGELTAANRLLGRPHRLAGTVVTGEGRGRTLGFPTANLSELDVLPPAPGVYAGRTTVDGVTYPVALHLGPRPTFDAGPPTAEAHLLDFQGDLYGRRLAVELLDRVRGVRAFADADELKRQVRADVAKTRQLVMAAPQGESG comes from the coding sequence ATGGCCCGCGCCGACGCATCCGCGGACCCGGAGCGTTCGGGAAACAAAGACGCGAACGGCGGCGCGCCGGCCGATTGGACGATCGCCGTCCCGCCCGAGGCCCGCGGCGGGCTGCTGAGCGTCGGCAACTTCGACGGCGTCCACCGCGGCCACGCGGCGATTCTCTCCGAACTGAAGCGGCTGGCGACGAAGCGCGGCGTGCCGGCGGTCGCCGTCACCTTCGATCCGCACCCCGTCGCGGTGCTGCGGCCGGAGTTCGCCCCGGCCCTGCTGACCACCCACGATCGCCGGGCCGAGCTGCTGCGGGCCGGCGGGGCCGACGCGGTGGTGCGGTTGCCGGTCGATCGGAACCTGCTGGCCCACAGCGCCGGGCAGTTCTTCGAGCGCGTGCTGCTGGGCGCCTTCGGGGCCGTCGGCGTGGTGGAGGGCGGTGACTTCCGCTTCGGCAAGGACCGGGTGGGGGACGTTTCGACCCTCCGCCGCTGGGGCCGACCGCACGGCTGGACCGTGGAAACGGTGGACGCCGTGTCGATCGACGACGCCCCGGTCTCCTCCTCCCGCATCCGGGCGCTGATCGCCGAGGGCGAACTGACGGCGGCGAACCGGCTGCTCGGTCGCCCGCACCGCCTCGCCGGAACCGTGGTGACCGGCGAGGGCCGCGGCCGCACGCTGGGATTCCCGACGGCGAACCTCTCGGAACTGGACGTGCTCCCCCCCGCCCCCGGCGTGTACGCGGGACGGACGACGGTGGACGGCGTGACCTACCCGGTGGCCCTGCACCTTGGTCCGCGGCCGACGTTCGACGCCGGCCCGCCCACCGCGGAGGCCCATCTGCTGGACTTCCAAGGCGACCTCTACGGCCGGCGGCTGGCGGTCGAGCTGCTGGACCGGGTCCGGGGCGTGCGGGCCTTCGCCGACGCGGACGAACTGAAACGACAGGTGCGGGCCGACGTGGCGAAAACTCGTCAGCTCGTCATGGCGGCACCGCAGGGCGAATCGGGCTAA
- a CDS encoding twin-arginine translocase TatA/TatE family subunit translates to MFPPPLAFGMPGLPEMAIFAVIVLVLFGKRLPGAMRSLGQSVGALKQGLNESEALDDEPAPPAVKPTTKTPTAA, encoded by the coding sequence ATGTTCCCGCCCCCCCTCGCCTTCGGCATGCCCGGTCTGCCGGAGATGGCGATTTTCGCCGTCATCGTGCTGGTGTTGTTCGGCAAGCGGTTGCCCGGGGCGATGCGGTCGCTGGGCCAGAGCGTCGGCGCCCTGAAGCAGGGCCTGAACGAGAGCGAGGCCCTGGACGACGAACCGGCCCCGCCGGCCGTCAAGCCCACCACCAAGACCCCCACCGCCGCCTGA
- a CDS encoding Sec-independent protein translocase subunit TatA/TatB encodes MPFFGGGIGAPELLIFGTIALLLFGKRLPEVARSLGQGVGQFKKGLSGLQEEFNKASEPPPKKKPEPAAIAATADDDREEWSAPAFSPPPAEAATEKQPEHV; translated from the coding sequence ATGCCATTTTTCGGCGGGGGTATCGGCGCCCCGGAGCTGCTGATTTTCGGCACGATCGCCCTGCTGCTGTTCGGCAAGCGCCTGCCGGAGGTGGCCCGCAGCCTCGGCCAGGGCGTCGGTCAGTTCAAGAAGGGGCTGAGCGGCCTGCAGGAGGAGTTCAATAAGGCCTCCGAGCCGCCGCCGAAGAAGAAGCCGGAACCGGCCGCGATCGCCGCGACCGCGGACGATGACCGCGAAGAGTGGTCCGCCCCCGCGTTCAGTCCCCCGCCCGCCGAGGCGGCGACCGAGAAACAGCCGGAGCACGTGTGA
- a CDS encoding thioredoxin domain-containing protein, with product MSNRLADETSPYLRQHAENPVDWFPWGDEAFEKAAAEDKPVFLSVGYSACHWCHVMERESFESEEVAAFLNEHFVSVKVDREERPDVDAVYMDAVQALTGGGGWPMSVFLAPDRRPFYGGTYWPHPPRPGMPGFLHVLTRLAHIWREERDNAHTAAEGLTDAVRRAAAAPAGEGEAGTPLLETAGRKLLRYADREQGGFGRAPKFPHAVDLRVLLRVGRRFGQDPKTSDAVAHVADSLDKMVRGGLFDQLGGGFHRYSTDAEWLAPHFEKMLYDQALLIPALLETYQSHGNDPLFHPAARTCDYVLREMTLEGGAFAAAQDADTEGEEGKFFVWDRAELDEVLGAEDAEFAAAVFDVTPGGNWEGHSIPRRLRRDDEQAALLSDTAHNELWAKRNEVARRLWEHREATRVKPFRDEKVVASWNGLMIGALGQAAAVLDEPKYADAALAAADFLHAELWHEGTLHRSWKDGRRGAAGFAEDYFALADGLCELWQARQEPRLLAFATELVETGLEQFGGPTPESPLFQTAEGADPLPARRVEATDGATPGGTALAITALQKLAALTGRRDWDDRATALLGGLSGVMKSQPMQAGWALLGLDWKLGPRTEVVIAAESEQAAAPLLAAVREVFAPNLIVMNAAANTAGVDPELLAGKAPQDNQAAAYVCVGTSCSPPITETAALRTRLLPQGAVGQ from the coding sequence ATGTCGAACCGCCTCGCCGACGAAACCTCCCCCTATCTCCGCCAACACGCGGAGAACCCGGTGGATTGGTTCCCCTGGGGCGACGAAGCGTTCGAGAAAGCCGCCGCGGAGGACAAGCCGGTCTTCCTGTCGGTGGGGTATTCCGCCTGTCACTGGTGTCACGTGATGGAGCGGGAGAGCTTTGAAAGCGAGGAGGTCGCGGCCTTCCTCAACGAGCATTTCGTCAGCGTGAAGGTGGACCGGGAGGAGCGGCCGGACGTCGACGCGGTCTATATGGACGCCGTGCAGGCCCTCACCGGCGGGGGCGGCTGGCCGATGAGCGTGTTTCTCGCCCCGGACCGGCGGCCCTTCTACGGCGGCACCTACTGGCCGCACCCGCCCCGGCCGGGCATGCCGGGGTTCCTGCATGTTCTCACCCGCTTGGCCCATATCTGGCGGGAGGAACGCGACAACGCGCACACCGCCGCGGAAGGGCTAACGGACGCCGTCCGTCGCGCCGCCGCGGCGCCCGCCGGCGAGGGCGAGGCGGGGACGCCGCTGCTGGAGACCGCCGGCCGCAAGCTGCTGCGGTACGCCGATCGGGAGCAGGGCGGCTTCGGCCGGGCCCCGAAGTTCCCGCACGCCGTCGACCTGCGGGTGTTGCTGCGCGTCGGCCGGCGGTTCGGGCAGGACCCGAAGACCAGCGACGCCGTGGCCCACGTCGCCGATTCATTAGACAAAATGGTCCGCGGCGGGCTGTTCGATCAGCTCGGCGGGGGCTTCCACCGCTACAGCACCGACGCGGAATGGCTCGCCCCGCACTTCGAAAAGATGCTGTACGACCAGGCGTTGCTGATTCCGGCGCTGCTCGAAACCTATCAGTCCCACGGCAACGACCCGCTCTTCCACCCCGCCGCCCGCACCTGCGACTACGTGTTGCGGGAGATGACGCTGGAGGGCGGCGCCTTCGCCGCCGCCCAGGACGCCGACACCGAGGGCGAGGAGGGCAAGTTCTTCGTCTGGGACCGAGCCGAACTGGACGAGGTGCTGGGCGCGGAGGACGCGGAGTTCGCCGCGGCCGTGTTCGACGTCACCCCCGGCGGAAACTGGGAAGGCCACAGTATCCCCCGCCGGCTGCGGCGCGACGACGAACAGGCCGCCCTCCTGAGCGACACGGCTCACAACGAACTGTGGGCGAAGCGGAATGAAGTCGCCCGGCGGCTGTGGGAGCATCGGGAGGCGACCCGCGTGAAGCCGTTCCGCGACGAGAAGGTCGTCGCCAGTTGGAACGGCCTGATGATCGGCGCCTTGGGACAGGCCGCCGCGGTGCTGGACGAGCCGAAGTACGCCGACGCCGCCCTCGCCGCGGCGGACTTCCTGCACGCGGAGCTGTGGCACGAGGGCACGCTCCACCGCAGTTGGAAGGACGGCCGCCGCGGGGCGGCGGGGTTCGCCGAGGATTACTTCGCCCTCGCCGACGGCCTGTGCGAACTCTGGCAGGCCCGGCAGGAACCGCGATTGCTGGCGTTCGCCACGGAATTGGTCGAAACGGGCCTCGAACAGTTCGGCGGGCCGACGCCGGAGAGCCCGCTGTTCCAAACCGCCGAGGGCGCCGACCCGCTGCCGGCCCGGCGGGTCGAAGCGACCGACGGCGCCACCCCCGGCGGCACGGCCCTCGCGATCACGGCGCTGCAAAAGCTCGCCGCCCTGACCGGCCGGCGGGACTGGGATGACCGGGCGACGGCCCTGCTGGGCGGGCTCTCCGGCGTGATGAAATCTCAGCCCATGCAGGCCGGCTGGGCGCTGCTGGGGCTCGACTGGAAGCTCGGCCCGCGAACGGAAGTGGTGATCGCCGCGGAGAGCGAACAAGCCGCCGCCCCGCTGCTCGCCGCGGTCCGCGAGGTCTTCGCCCCGAACCTGATCGTGATGAACGCCGCGGCGAACACGGCGGGCGTCGACCCGGAACTGCTGGCGGGCAAGGCTCCGCAGGACAATCAGGCGGCGGCGTACGTCTGCGTGGGCACGAGTTGCTCGCCGCCGATTACGGAGACTGCGGCGTTGCGCACGCGGCTCCTACCGCAAGGGGCCGTGGGGCAGTAA
- a CDS encoding 3-hydroxyacyl-ACP dehydratase FabZ family protein, with translation MPPRSLYDFSEFDFENPLYGLDEVLEVNPQRFEMLQLHGVVHVDKERHGGVGFVDLSPDDFWCRGHFPGYPLMPGVLQCEAAAQLAGFYARKFKVLGGDFVGFGGINNVRFRAPVRPPCRLVVCVKVTDLRPGKRASFDIQGFVDGRMVFNGEMIGVPIQRGQTHAEKAAEERTARRRERREVANQS, from the coding sequence ATGCCCCCCCGTTCACTGTACGACTTCTCCGAATTCGACTTCGAGAACCCGCTCTACGGGCTGGACGAGGTGCTGGAGGTGAACCCCCAGCGGTTCGAAATGCTCCAATTGCACGGCGTCGTGCACGTCGACAAGGAGCGGCACGGCGGGGTCGGCTTCGTCGATCTCAGCCCGGACGACTTCTGGTGCCGCGGCCACTTTCCCGGCTATCCGCTGATGCCCGGGGTGTTGCAGTGCGAAGCCGCGGCGCAGCTCGCCGGGTTCTACGCTCGGAAGTTTAAGGTGCTCGGCGGGGACTTCGTGGGCTTCGGCGGGATCAACAACGTCCGGTTCCGCGCCCCTGTGCGGCCGCCCTGCCGGTTGGTCGTCTGCGTGAAGGTGACGGACCTGCGGCCGGGCAAACGGGCGTCGTTCGACATCCAGGGCTTCGTCGACGGGCGGATGGTCTTCAACGGCGAGATGATCGGCGTGCCCATCCAGCGCGGGCAGACCCACGCCGAGAAGGCCGCGGAAGAACGCACCGCCCGCCGTCGGGAACGCCGCGAGGTCGCGAACCAGTCGTGA
- the trmB gene encoding tRNA (guanine(46)-N(7))-methyltransferase TrmB → MTEADSPDHDGPEPGSEEPVRDDAVREDLTPWFRPLFELSDPKEHGPLDWAAVFPQAGPVELDVGSGRGRFTNEGAAARPGVNFCGIEHDFTAARRGAKRLKRDRSPNARVFGGDAVRFLREFVPAGSVAAVHVLYPDPWWKRRHRKRRLLGEALGPEFLDLILNALAPDGRLHVRTDVGEYFEGIAALLDDCPRLVRRENPLDETAAAIERQASGVPLTNYERKAVVGPDRPDFRTDATVHAAVWTVISAGEPGAQAPAGERSESVLSPPSAASTAGACAPGSPA, encoded by the coding sequence GTGACCGAGGCGGACTCCCCCGATCACGACGGGCCCGAGCCGGGTTCTGAGGAACCGGTCCGCGACGACGCGGTCCGCGAGGACCTCACCCCGTGGTTCCGGCCGCTGTTCGAACTGTCCGACCCGAAGGAGCACGGCCCGCTGGATTGGGCGGCCGTCTTCCCGCAGGCCGGGCCGGTCGAACTGGACGTCGGCAGCGGCCGCGGTCGGTTCACCAACGAGGGCGCCGCGGCCCGGCCGGGGGTGAACTTCTGCGGGATCGAACACGACTTCACCGCCGCCCGCCGGGGGGCGAAGCGGCTCAAACGCGACCGCTCCCCCAACGCCCGGGTGTTCGGCGGGGATGCGGTGCGGTTCCTGCGGGAGTTCGTCCCGGCCGGCAGCGTCGCCGCGGTGCATGTGCTCTACCCGGACCCGTGGTGGAAGCGGCGGCACCGCAAACGCCGGTTGCTGGGCGAAGCCCTCGGCCCAGAGTTCCTCGACCTGATCCTGAACGCCCTCGCCCCCGACGGCCGGCTGCACGTCCGCACCGATGTGGGCGAGTACTTCGAAGGCATCGCCGCCCTGCTGGACGACTGCCCGCGGCTGGTCCGCCGGGAGAACCCGCTGGACGAGACCGCCGCCGCGATCGAGCGGCAGGCGTCGGGCGTCCCGCTGACGAACTACGAACGCAAGGCCGTCGTCGGCCCGGACCGCCCGGACTTTCGCACCGACGCCACGGTGCACGCCGCGGTATGGACCGTGATCTCCGCCGGTGAGCCCGGAGCGCAAGCTCCGGCCGGCGAGCGAAGCGAGTCGGTTCTCAGTCCGCCGTCCGCGGCGTCCACGGCCGGAGCGTGCGCTCCGGGCTCACCCGCCTGA
- a CDS encoding DNA-3-methyladenine glycosylase family protein: MPAPLSPCLFNEDVAATAVHALRETDPVLCGVIDRVGPFRLTPEKDLFALLVRVVISQQISMAAAKTVAARLKAATPRGKFTATALRAMPLEEIRACGLSGVKAGYLKNVAEAARGMRLKEFPALSDAEVTARVTAVKGLGPWTARMVLMFGLGRPDVLPVGDLGIRNAARSLYGFDTVPPLAEHAADYWAPWRTVAAWYLWRHIDTVGVTEGLHDYPV; this comes from the coding sequence ATGCCCGCCCCGCTTTCGCCCTGCCTGTTCAACGAGGACGTCGCCGCGACGGCGGTGCACGCCCTGCGGGAGACCGACCCGGTGCTGTGCGGCGTCATCGACCGGGTGGGGCCGTTTCGTCTGACGCCGGAGAAGGACCTGTTCGCCCTATTGGTGCGGGTGGTGATCTCCCAGCAGATCAGCATGGCCGCGGCGAAGACGGTCGCCGCCCGGCTGAAGGCGGCGACGCCCCGCGGCAAGTTCACCGCGACGGCCCTGCGGGCGATGCCGCTGGAGGAAATCCGGGCCTGCGGGCTCAGCGGGGTGAAGGCGGGCTACCTGAAGAACGTCGCGGAGGCGGCCCGCGGGATGCGGCTGAAGGAATTCCCCGCGCTGTCCGACGCGGAGGTGACGGCCCGCGTCACCGCGGTGAAGGGGCTGGGGCCGTGGACGGCTCGGATGGTCCTGATGTTCGGCCTCGGCCGGCCGGACGTGCTGCCGGTGGGCGATCTGGGCATCCGCAACGCCGCCCGCAGCCTGTACGGCTTCGACACCGTCCCCCCGCTCGCCGAACACGCCGCCGATTATTGGGCGCCGTGGCGGACCGTCGCGGCGTGGTACCTCTGGCGGCACATCGACACCGTCGGCGTGACCGAAGGTCTGCACGACTATCCGGTGTGA
- a CDS encoding DUF1570 domain-containing protein, producing the protein MSVAPLLALLLAAADPAETVVWTTDDGPRTVVGRVLLEGGDGGVLLEGRDGALHAVAAARLTGRTPTGEPFALLTSEELAATLAEELEPGAETLTTPHFAIASTASPEFTQWAGELLEAVHAGFVAEFPPATVPTPEGGPAGPLPVLILRDRAAFEAFAKRPDQAARGVNPALSQGYYDPVSNRIVLYDFAGSPSPLGGASRRESVRDRAANRQANVATVAHEAVHQLAYNAGLHARLADNPIWLTEGLAMQGEATDRRTPLGWRGFDDGANVVRSKAFRAFLTARRRDRELRDMNPLEKLIASNTLFSDPTVAESAYAASWALVNHLREERPEAFAAYLADLAALPPLAPQTPEDRLARFRKHFGEDLDGLWDEVQTVR; encoded by the coding sequence ATGTCCGTCGCTCCGCTGCTCGCCTTGCTCCTCGCCGCCGCCGACCCGGCGGAGACGGTCGTCTGGACCACGGACGACGGGCCGCGAACGGTCGTCGGCCGAGTGCTATTGGAGGGCGGGGACGGCGGGGTGCTGTTGGAGGGCCGGGACGGGGCGCTGCACGCGGTCGCCGCGGCCCGGCTGACCGGCCGCACGCCGACCGGCGAACCCTTCGCCCTGCTGACCTCCGAGGAACTGGCCGCGACGCTCGCGGAGGAGCTGGAACCCGGGGCGGAAACCCTCACGACGCCGCATTTTGCGATCGCGTCGACGGCCTCCCCGGAGTTCACGCAGTGGGCGGGCGAACTGCTCGAAGCGGTGCACGCCGGCTTCGTCGCGGAGTTCCCCCCGGCGACCGTTCCCACGCCCGAGGGCGGCCCCGCCGGCCCGCTGCCGGTCCTGATCCTGCGGGACCGGGCGGCCTTCGAAGCCTTCGCGAAGCGGCCGGATCAAGCGGCCCGCGGCGTGAACCCGGCCCTGTCGCAGGGCTACTACGATCCCGTCTCGAACCGCATCGTCCTCTACGACTTCGCGGGTTCGCCGTCGCCGTTAGGCGGCGCGTCTCGGCGGGAATCGGTCCGTGACCGCGCCGCGAACCGGCAGGCGAACGTCGCCACTGTCGCCCATGAGGCGGTCCACCAGCTCGCCTACAACGCCGGCCTGCACGCCCGGTTGGCGGACAATCCGATCTGGCTCACGGAGGGCCTGGCGATGCAGGGCGAAGCGACCGACCGCCGCACGCCGCTGGGTTGGCGGGGGTTCGACGACGGGGCGAACGTGGTGCGGTCGAAGGCGTTTCGGGCGTTCCTGACGGCCCGCCGCCGCGACCGGGAGCTGCGGGACATGAACCCGCTGGAGAAACTGATCGCCTCCAATACGTTGTTCAGCGATCCGACCGTCGCCGAGTCGGCGTACGCCGCCAGTTGGGCGCTGGTGAATCATCTGCGGGAAGAGCGGCCGGAGGCGTTCGCGGCGTATCTGGCGGACCTCGCCGCCCTGCCCCCGCTGGCCCCGCAAACGCCGGAGGACCGGCTGGCTCGGTTCCGGAAGCATTTTGGCGAGGACCTCGACGGACTGTGGGACGAGGTGCAGACGGTGCGCTGA
- a CDS encoding MBL fold metallo-hydrolase, giving the protein MPIENLPVHEATLAGFPVEGYGRGAVQSYVRLVEQKLLFDLGGSPWDFQNTPTAFITHGHLDHLAALPVFVARRRMMKMEPPVVYVPAAIRDDVNRMLRSWQKLDRGRMAVDLIGLEPDEEVNLSRELAVTTFATTHTVPSLGYVLWGKKRKLKPEFEGFTQEEIRVEAMKGTEMSGEVREPLVAYTGDTSPAGLFDTDGGADALKAKLLITEMTFFRADHRRDKIHKFGHMHLDDVAEHADRFENEAVLFVHASTRTSDRPFRKAVEKRLPADLWDRTTIWF; this is encoded by the coding sequence GTGCCGATCGAGAACCTGCCCGTCCACGAGGCCACCCTGGCCGGCTTCCCCGTGGAGGGATACGGCCGCGGCGCCGTGCAGAGCTACGTCCGGCTGGTCGAGCAGAAACTGCTGTTCGACCTCGGCGGCAGTCCGTGGGACTTCCAGAACACGCCCACGGCGTTCATCACGCACGGCCACCTGGACCACCTCGCCGCGCTGCCGGTGTTCGTGGCCCGGCGGCGAATGATGAAGATGGAGCCGCCCGTCGTGTACGTCCCCGCGGCGATCCGCGACGACGTCAACCGCATGCTGCGTTCCTGGCAGAAGCTCGACCGCGGCCGCATGGCGGTGGACCTGATCGGCCTGGAGCCGGACGAGGAGGTGAACCTCAGCCGTGAACTGGCCGTGACGACCTTCGCCACGACCCACACCGTCCCCAGCCTGGGTTACGTGCTGTGGGGCAAGAAGCGGAAGCTCAAGCCGGAGTTCGAGGGCTTCACGCAGGAGGAGATCCGCGTCGAGGCGATGAAGGGCACGGAGATGAGCGGCGAGGTCCGCGAGCCGCTGGTCGCCTACACCGGCGACACCTCCCCCGCCGGCCTGTTCGACACCGACGGCGGCGCCGACGCCTTGAAGGCCAAACTGCTGATCACCGAAATGACCTTCTTCCGGGCCGACCACCGCCGGGACAAGATCCACAAATTCGGCCACATGCACCTGGACGACGTCGCGGAGCACGCCGACCGCTTCGAAAACGAGGCCGTCCTGTTCGTCCACGCCAGCACCCGCACCTCCGACCGCCCCTTCCGCAAGGCCGTCGAAAAGCGCCTCCCGGCCGACCTGTGGGACCGCACGACGATCTGGTTTTGA
- a CDS encoding Gfo/Idh/MocA family protein: protein MIRIGIVGLGFMGYTHFTASAKLRGGKITAIASRDPKKRAGDWTGLKGNFGPPAGKVDLSKVTTHETVDELLADPDVDLVDICLPTGLHEEVALKAAAAGKHVFVEKPIAPTLAAADRMVKACEEAGVLLMVGHVLPFFPEFRYLCEATEKKKYGKLRAAHFARVICPPSWREGEDGFVELGGWGADLHIHDTHFISLLCGVPTKVFSRGLLREGLIEHVQSEYVWEDAHASNGAAPGGPPIGCVAGGIAAKGHDFRHGFEAHFEKATILFSAANMGGEFKEDRPLTVISQGGQVREPSLKGGEEWFSPFAAELQAAVKGVKEHKAPRCLSGALARDALKVVAAETKSVKAGGKLTAV from the coding sequence ATGATCCGTATCGGCATCGTCGGCCTGGGTTTCATGGGGTACACGCACTTCACCGCCAGCGCGAAGCTGCGCGGCGGGAAGATCACCGCGATCGCCAGCCGAGACCCCAAGAAGCGGGCCGGCGACTGGACCGGGTTGAAGGGCAACTTCGGCCCGCCCGCCGGCAAGGTGGACCTCTCCAAGGTGACGACCCACGAGACGGTCGACGAACTGCTCGCCGATCCGGACGTCGATCTGGTCGACATCTGCCTGCCGACCGGCCTGCACGAGGAGGTCGCGCTGAAGGCCGCCGCGGCCGGCAAGCACGTCTTCGTCGAGAAGCCGATCGCCCCGACCCTCGCCGCCGCCGACCGCATGGTGAAGGCCTGCGAGGAGGCCGGCGTGCTGCTGATGGTCGGCCACGTGCTGCCCTTCTTCCCGGAGTTCCGCTACCTCTGCGAGGCCACGGAGAAGAAGAAGTACGGCAAGCTGCGGGCGGCCCACTTCGCCCGGGTCATCTGCCCGCCGTCCTGGCGGGAGGGCGAGGACGGCTTCGTGGAGCTGGGCGGCTGGGGCGCCGACCTTCACATCCACGACACCCACTTCATCAGCCTGTTGTGCGGCGTGCCGACCAAGGTGTTCAGCCGCGGCCTGCTCCGTGAGGGGCTGATCGAACATGTCCAGAGCGAATACGTCTGGGAGGACGCCCACGCGTCGAACGGCGCCGCCCCCGGCGGCCCGCCGATCGGCTGCGTGGCCGGGGGCATCGCCGCCAAGGGGCACGACTTCCGCCACGGCTTCGAGGCCCACTTCGAGAAGGCCACGATCCTGTTCTCCGCCGCCAACATGGGCGGCGAGTTCAAGGAGGACCGCCCGCTGACGGTCATCTCGCAGGGCGGTCAGGTCCGCGAGCCCAGCCTGAAGGGCGGCGAGGAGTGGTTCAGCCCCTTCGCCGCGGAGTTGCAGGCCGCCGTGAAGGGCGTCAAGGAGCACAAGGCCCCCCGCTGCCTCTCCGGCGCCCTGGCCCGCGACGCCCTCAAAGTCGTCGCCGCCGAAACCAAAAGCGTGAAGGCCGGCGGCAAACTGACCGCGGTGTAA